Within the Vagococcus carniphilus genome, the region TTCAACTCATGTACTAATGAGTATCTTATTTGTTTTTCTATACCTAATTGCTATTATTTTTTATCAATTAAAAAAATTACCTGGAAAACGATTAGCTATTTTGTTACTTTTAATCGTCTCAGGAGAAGCTTTTTTAAATACCTCATACATGTTGAATGGTATTTTAGACGATTGGAATTACGCTTCTAGAAGCCTTTATTCTGATCCCTATCCAAACTATAAAAAGTTAACCGATACAGCTGATAAAGCCAATAAAGATGAATTTTATCGTCTAGAATCATTGGCACCTATTTCATCCAATGACAGTTTCAGTTATGGTTATAGCGGAATTAGTATGTTCTCTTCTATTAGAAATCGACATTCTTCTACCTTTTTAAATGACTTAGGCTATCGATCAAGAGGAACAAGCCTAAATATCAGATATCAAAATAATACTTTATTTATGGATAGCCTTCTTGGTGTAAAACATAACATCAGCGATCAAAAGGTTAACAAATATGGTTTTACTTCTGTTGCAAAAGCTGGAAAATACCAACTTTATGAAAATGATTTAGCTATGCCTCTTGGTGTGTTAACAGATGATACACTTTACAAAACAAAATTTCCTAAAAATGATAACTTAGGTGCGCAAACCGCCTTGATTAATCAATTATCAAATTTTGAAGATTCCTATTTTACTTTTACAAAACCAACTGTTGTCGAAACAAAAAATACTCAGATTATCAATAAACCAAATAACCATGTGCTATTTAAAGAACAAAAATCCAATATTGGAAAAACAATCACCTATGATGTTTTTGTTCCAGCTGGTAATCAAGCTTACCTTAGCTTATTCCCAGGAGATTTTTCAAAACTTGAAAGCTCAAGTGCTACAGTCCTTTCTCAAGGAACTAGTTATAAGAGCCAAATTAATATCACTGGTCAGTATTACAATTTAGGCTATTTTGAAAAAGATTCTACTTTACGATTTAGCCTTGAATTATACGGTACAAAAGAAGTAGATTTTATTGACCCTCCTGTAGTTATGATGGATACCAATAAATACCAAAGCGCTATGAAAGAAATTAATAACCAAGGTGTTGATTTTAACGTTCACGGTAGAAAAGCAGAAGCTACTATTGAAACACCTGAAGATAAGGTACTTATGACAACTATTCCTTATGATAAAGGTTGGTCTGTTAAAGTCGATGGGAAAAAAGTTCCTACTAAAGACTTCAAAGATGCCTTCTTAACCTTCAATGTACCTAAGGGTAAACATGATATTACTTTATCTTTCTTACCTCCAGGTTTAACCATTGGAGCATTACTCTTTGCTTTAGGGATTGCTAGCTTTAGTGGTTACTACTACTTTATTTTAAATAAGAAAAAGAATTAAAAATCAGCGTTAACTTATCGAAATATTGATAAGTTAACGCTGATTTATTATTTTATCCAATTTCCTCGTTCAAAACTAGTTGCAATACCATTATTATCAGCTGTATCTGTTATTTCATCAGCCATTTTTTTAAGTTTCTCTGTTCCATTTCCCATTGCTACTTTATAACCTACAGCTTCAAACATCGCTAAATCATTATCACCATCTCCAAAAGCAATAGCTGCTTCTTTTTCTATCTTTAATAATTCTAACACCTGCATAACAGCCCTTTCTTTATCCACACCTTTAACAGCAATCTCACCACTTTCTGGACCAAATAAAGAAACCGTTCCATGATACAAATGACAGGTAGCTCCAAATTTTTTCTTAATAACTTCGTAAGGCACTGTATTATTAATAAAAGAGATTTTATTTATGTTACTATAGTCAATTTTGTGGCTATCATATTGATTAACTAATTCATAAAACCACGTAAGCTGTTGATTTAATTCTTCAAAAGAACGACCTTCTCTCGTAGCAATTTTTTGGATCTCTTCTTGTATTTTTCTAACATAGTTATCACTTCCAAAGAGGCCATCATTTGATTCAATGTAATAACCAATATCATTTTCTTTAAAATATTCTATCATACTAAAAACAATTTCTTTATCCAGTGTTTGATGAAAAACAAGCTCATTATTAATAGTAATAAAACCACCACCCGCTCCAATGACGCCATCAAATCCAATAGATAAAATATTATCTAATATTTCCGGTTTAGAACGGCCTGTACAGATAAAAGCAAGGTTACCCTCATGTCTAAATTTCCTTATAGCCTCTATACTTGTCGGTAACACATTTCCATGACTATTACAGAGTGTCCCATCAAGATCAAAAAAAGCAATTCGTCTCATTTTTTCTTCCTCAATTCATTAGAATCCTCAAAAAAGAAGTGTGACAAAATAAATTTCTGCCACACTTTTTCTTGATTTTAACTATTAAAGTGTCTCACCATTTGAAGCAATCACTTCTTTATACCAGTTAAATGAATCTTTAGGGTAACGAGTTAGACTACCTTCACCCTTATCATCTTGATCAACATAAATGAAACCATAACGTTTTGACATTTGAGAAGTTCCACAACTAATTAAATCAATACAACCCCAAGTTGTGTAACCCATTAAATCAACTCCATCTTTAATAGCTTCTTTCATTTGTTCCACATGTTTTTTGATGTAATCAATTCGGTAATCATCATGAATTTTTCCATCTTCTGTTAACTCATCTTTAGCACCTAATCCATTCTCACAAACAAATAATGGCAATTCATAACGATCGTATAATTTCATTAATGAAATACGTAAACCAATTGGATCAATTGGCCAGTCCCATTGTGATAATTCTAAATGCTCATTTTTAATCGGGCTATCAAAAGATCCTGCTAATTTAGAGGCATCTTCACGAGCTTCTGTTACGTGAGACATGTAGTAACTAATTGCTACATAATCTACTTTACCTTCTTTAAGGATTTCAGCATCCCCATCTTCCATAACTACATGAATATCATTATCGGCAAAGTAACGAGCCATATATGTTGGATACTCTCCACGAGCTTGAACATCAGGATAAAACATATTTAACTGATTTGATTTTAAGGCTTGTAGTTGATCCTCAGGTTTTGTTGTTAAAGCATATGATTCAATTTGATTAATCATACATCCAACTTGAGCTTCTGGCATAATCTCACGAGCTGCTTTAACAGCTAATGCACTAGCTAAAAATTGATGATGACTCGCTTGGTAAGTTACCTCTAATTTTTTTTCAGGGTCAATTAAATCTTCTAAAATACCTGCTCCTGTGTATAAACTATTTAAATTCATGTTCATCTCGTTAAACGTAATCCAATATTTTACTTTTGATTTATAACGATTGAATAGAACACGAGCATATTTATCAAATAACGGAATTAATTCACGACTTGCCCAACCATTGTATTTTTCTGTTAGAGCAATTGGCATTTCATAATGAGACATCGTTACTAATGGTTCAATTCCATATTTAGCACACTCATCAAATACTCGGTCATAAAAGGCTAATCCTTCTTCATTTGGTTCAGTTTCTAACCCTGTCGGGAAAATTCGTGCCCAAGAAATAGATAAACGGAATGTTTTAAAGCCCATTTCTGCAAACAAAGCAATATCTTCTGCATAGCGATTATAAAAGTCGATTCCCCAACGTTTTGGGAATAAATAATTAGCCTCATTTTCTTTATATTCTGCTAATTCTTTTGATGTTACATTAAAAGTAAAGTTATCTACTTTACCTGTTGCGTAAGGGTCTTTATAGGCTGCATAATCTGATGTAGACATTCCTTTTCCACCTACATTATAAGCTCCTTCTATCTGGTTAGCTGCTGTAGCACCACCCCATAAAAAACCTTTTGGAAATCCTGTTTGTAATTCTTTCATAAATAATTCCTCCTAAAATATATTTCTAATTTATATTAAATTTAATTAGTTAACGACCATTAATACTTCTTCTTTTCCTCTGCTAACTCGTTCATTTTCTTTAACAGAAGGAACAACATCCAAATAATTAGGTGTATTGGTTATCACAATTGGTGAATATAAACTTAATTGATGTCTTTTAATGACTTCAATATCAAAGGTTAATAAAGAATCTCCTACACTCACTTTTTGTCCCTCTTCAACTAGACGCTCAAATCCATTACCATCTAAACTGACCGTATCGATTCCAACATGAACTAGCATTTCAACACCTGTATCCGAAACAATTCCAATTGCATGATTGGTAGGTGTAGTCATAGTAATTGTGCCATCAAATGGGGCAACTACAAGACCTTCTTCTGGTATAACGCCCAAGCCTTTTCCAACTATTTCAGTAGCGAACGTTTCATCAGGGCATTCTTTTAACGACTTAACAGTTCCACTTAACGGAGACAAAATTTTACTTTCTTTTTTTACTTCTTTTGAAGAGATAGGTGTCTGCTCTGTTTCTTCTCCTAAATCAAATTTGAAAATTAAAGTAGCAACAAATCCCACAATGAAACTAGCTAAAATACCAATTAAAGCAAACATAAAGTTGTTTGAGCCTTTTTCTAAGTACGTTGGAATAGCTAAAGCTCCTGGAACAGCAAAACTAAAACTCTTAACAGCAAAAGTCCCGAAAATAGCTCCCCCAATTGCACCGCCCATCATACTGGCATAAAAAGGTTTCTTTAATTTCATCGTAACACCATAAATAGCCGGTTCTGTAATACCAAATAAAGCAGGAATAAAAGCAGAAATAGCAACTTGTTTCATTTTTTGATCTTTTGTTTTAAAGAAAACACCTAATGTCGCACCAGCTTGAGCTAGATTAGCAACAAGATTCATCGGTAACAACATAATGTCGTAGCCAAATTTATCTAAACTAGCGAATGTACCTGGGAAAAAGGCATAATGCATACCCGTAATAACAATTAAAGGCATTAATCCACCCATCAAAGCTCCAGCTAAAGGTCCAGCAACATCAAACAACATTGTAAAGAACATTTCTAAATAAGTTCCTACCAAATTACCTAACGGAGCAATAAAAGCTAACATGATTGGTGCTGTTACAAGCAAACTAATCAAAGGTACGAAAATAATCGTCAATGAATTAGGTACAATTTTTTTCGCATATTTTTCAACATAACTTAATAAAAGAACACCTAGAATAATCGGAATAACTGTCGATGCGTAACTATTCATCGGAATTGTTAACCCGATAAATTTAAGACTAGTAATTTCACCTCCTGCAGCATTTGCCATAAAGGTTGGATACATTAAAATTCCTGCCAAAGCTACTGCAATCGATGGATTAGTTTTAAATTTGTTAGCTGCAGAAAAACCGACTAAGAAAGGTAAAAAGTGAAACGTCGCATCTGCAATCCCATTTAAAACAATATAAGTTGAACTTGTATCAGATAAAAGATTGAAAAAGACAAGTAGTGCCATAATTCCTTTAAGTAATCCGCTACCTGTAATAGCTGCTAATATCGGTGTAAAAATACCCGAAATGACATCAAAAACAAAATCTAACATATTTTGTTTACCAGCTTGTCCTGTTTCTTTTGCTTTTTCTTTTCCTTCTAGCAAATCACTAACCTCTTGGTAAACATCAGCCACATCACTTCCAATGATGACTTGGAATTGCCCACTTTGAAATTGTGCTCCCATAACACCATCTAACTCTTTAATATCATCTATTTTGATTTTATCTTTACTTCCAATATTAAATCTTAATCTAGTAATACAATGCCAGCTCTGACTGATATTGGTCGACCCACCCATTTTTTCAATAATTTGTTCAGCTAACTCTCGATGGTTCATCTTTTTTCACTCCAATTTTTTTATTTTTGGCATAGAAAAAACCTAAACAAACCCGTGCTCTTTTTGAATAAAAAGAGTTTACGATTTTGTTTAGGTTAATGCCATTAATGCTGTTACACACCTATTTGTTATTTAGTTTCTGAAACAACTCGTTCGATATGTATAATTAAGTAAATCATCTCATCATCACTAACTGATAAGCCATATTGTTTACTCAACATCTCTCGAATCATTAAGCCACACGCGTAGCTTTTTGGATATTGTTCTTGAATAATTTGGTATAACTTTTCATTTGATTCTGTTGCTAAATCCTGATTATGTAATTGTCGATTCATGAAGTAGCGAATATGTGTGACAAATCTCGAATAATTCATACTCTCCTTATTTAAAGAAACATCAAACAAAGACTGAATCGTTTTTACCATACTTTTAGTAATTTCTGTAATGAGCATTGTTTCATCCATCGATTCCATTCCGTCTTGTGCATTAACAAAATGGAGGGCGATAAACGCTGCTTCCATTTCAGGAAGTTGAATATCTAAGTTTTCTTCAATAATTTTTAACGCCTTTTTTCCAACTCGTGATTCATTAAAATAAAGAAATGGAATTTCCCATTGAAGCGTACTGCTTGGTAGTTCTCCACCTTCATTTTGCCGATTAATTGAGTTTTGAATATGATCTGCTAAAGAGATTAACAAACTTGGGTTTAATTTTTTATCTAAAAATTTTTCACCTGCATCAACTATAATCTCTGTAACGGATAAAACATCTGCTGAAATATTTTCCATAATAGCTGAAATATTTTGATGCTCTTTTGCATGAAATATCTTCGTTACTAAAATGGTATCAATGACGTCCCCCTTTTTCTTTTTAAAACCAATTCCCTTACCAAATAATACATATTCTTCTTGTTGTTCATCATGGGCTAATACTAAATTATTATTTAATGATTTCACCGTAGAATAAATAGGACCACTCCCCATTATAAAGAAAAAAACACCAAACTAAAGCAGGTCTAAAAATAGACTACTAAAGACTTGGTGGTGCCTGATCGTATCAGTAACACTCCTCGTGTTTTATGTAAACAAAGAATATCACCCTTAGAAAGCGTTGTCAAGCATTAAAATTAAAAAAGCGGTGTTAAATACCACATAATCATCGATTCACTTCCAGAAACACAGTACTGAATAGCGATAGACTCTCTAAAACTTCCTGAAACAAATAAATCAATTGCGCTCATCCCAATTGTTCCTAAAGTCGATTTACCATAAACATCCACCATAGCATAGTCACTAGCTTGGTAACGATAAGGTGTCCCACTACCATCAACTACAGTCACAACTGCTCCCATAGCTAAATTATCTGACATAAATCCCATTATACCAGGATTATGACCACCAAAATAAGTGGTTTGATTATCATGAGGATTAAAACTAGAAATAGTTGTCACAATATTACCGCCATCAATATAAGACTGAATAACATCTAAATCTTTTTCACTTCCCAATGATAAAAATGATTGAAATATACCATTGATACCAATTGTATTAGGTGTATAACTAACAGCAACTTCCTCTTTAACATCTGGCTCTACAGCTTTTTCTTCAACGGCTATCGTTGTTGTTTCTTCAATAGATGGTTCTGTTTGTTTGTCTACTTTGATAGGTTCTGTTGTTATATTTTCTACTGTTGTTGATGTTTCTTCTAATTCGACTAATTCAGAAGAAGCCGTCTCTTCAGTTTTTTTCTTTTCTTTTTTACTACTAGATAGTTCTTTAATACCTTCTGACACAGTTACTTTGCTAGTTGTTGTTTCTTCCGTTTTTACAGCTACTTCTTTTTTACCAGCTGAGGCCTGCGAAAAAATTTGCCATCCGAAAAAAAGACAACCAATACTAACAAGTGAGCTAATTACTACAAAATATGTTTTTTTATTTCTTCCCATTGTCATTCCCCTATTCCCTAATAGTTTCCCCTATTGAACTATATCGGCTATTATTAGAGAATAATTAAATAACAAAAAAGAGTAGAGAAATGAATCTATCATTTCTCTACTCTTAGTTTCTTTAAATTTTAAAGGTTTGGTGCTTTTCCTAATTCTGCACTCAACATCCAGATTGTTTTTTCGATATCAGCTTTCATACCAATAAAAATATCTTGTGACACATGATCATTTTCTTCTTCAGTCACTTCAATTCCTTTAGCACATAACTCTCTTAAATAGCGATATCCTTCTAATAAGTTATTTAAGTGATCATCCATTGTTTTTTCATAACTACCAGGTTGATCTTTAATTTTTGTATGTTCAGCAAATTCTTTTAAGGTTGAATAAGGGCTACCCCCAATTGTAATCAATCGTTCTGCAACTACATCTAAATGGTCATTGATGCCATCCATAAATTCATCCATTTTAGGGTGTAAAGTTAAGAAACTTTTTCCTCTCATATACCAATGGGCTTGGTGGATAACA harbors:
- a CDS encoding YfhO family protein, with protein sequence MNVNKLKKYFKAEGKYGLAAFFIPFFIMFFVYLSLGIYWGSDRSVLASDAFSQFSNFHASFNNVMHGKQSIFYTWNASLGLNYWSLISYYLGGIFTPIVFFFNNQNIPDALYLLTLIKIGSAGLAFWYFGKNTYKLSQWSIISLSVAYSLMSFITAHSELIMWLDIFMYLPLIVLGINQVMDKGKSILLFVSYLLLFISNFYFGFMIGVFTVGYFFARLATNPKAYKKAIVPYFATSLFAGISSMIMILPAVLDLKTNGETLSEMTRLKTEATSFWDIIIKNMIGVFDTTKYGSIPFIYVGILPLLFCLFYFVTKKIKTVNKIAYGSLFILLIASFYLEPLNLFWHGFHAPNMFLFRFSFLFSFLVIMLAGYGWENFSKDDGGYLVGIGLLVPVLFLLAKLTAPKTSYDFVTSTHVLMSILFVFLYLIAIIFYQLKKLPGKRLAILLLLIVSGEAFLNTSYMLNGILDDWNYASRSLYSDPYPNYKKLTDTADKANKDEFYRLESLAPISSNDSFSYGYSGISMFSSIRNRHSSTFLNDLGYRSRGTSLNIRYQNNTLFMDSLLGVKHNISDQKVNKYGFTSVAKAGKYQLYENDLAMPLGVLTDDTLYKTKFPKNDNLGAQTALINQLSNFEDSYFTFTKPTVVETKNTQIINKPNNHVLFKEQKSNIGKTITYDVFVPAGNQAYLSLFPGDFSKLESSSATVLSQGTSYKSQINITGQYYNLGYFEKDSTLRFSLELYGTKEVDFIDPPVVMMDTNKYQSAMKEINNQGVDFNVHGRKAEATIETPEDKVLMTTIPYDKGWSVKVDGKKVPTKDFKDAFLTFNVPKGKHDITLSFLPPGLTIGALLFALGIASFSGYYYFILNKKKN
- a CDS encoding HAD family hydrolase, producing MRRIAFFDLDGTLCNSHGNVLPTSIEAIRKFRHEGNLAFICTGRSKPEILDNILSIGFDGVIGAGGGFITINNELVFHQTLDKEIVFSMIEYFKENDIGYYIESNDGLFGSDNYVRKIQEEIQKIATREGRSFEELNQQLTWFYELVNQYDSHKIDYSNINKISFINNTVPYEVIKKKFGATCHLYHGTVSLFGPESGEIAVKGVDKERAVMQVLELLKIEKEAAIAFGDGDNDLAMFEAVGYKVAMGNGTEKLKKMADEITDTADNNGIATSFERGNWIK
- a CDS encoding glycoside hydrolase family 1 protein, with product MKELQTGFPKGFLWGGATAANQIEGAYNVGGKGMSTSDYAAYKDPYATGKVDNFTFNVTSKELAEYKENEANYLFPKRWGIDFYNRYAEDIALFAEMGFKTFRLSISWARIFPTGLETEPNEEGLAFYDRVFDECAKYGIEPLVTMSHYEMPIALTEKYNGWASRELIPLFDKYARVLFNRYKSKVKYWITFNEMNMNLNSLYTGAGILEDLIDPEKKLEVTYQASHHQFLASALAVKAAREIMPEAQVGCMINQIESYALTTKPEDQLQALKSNQLNMFYPDVQARGEYPTYMARYFADNDIHVVMEDGDAEILKEGKVDYVAISYYMSHVTEAREDASKLAGSFDSPIKNEHLELSQWDWPIDPIGLRISLMKLYDRYELPLFVCENGLGAKDELTEDGKIHDDYRIDYIKKHVEQMKEAIKDGVDLMGYTTWGCIDLISCGTSQMSKRYGFIYVDQDDKGEGSLTRYPKDSFNWYKEVIASNGETL
- a CDS encoding beta-glucoside-specific PTS transporter subunit IIABC, which encodes MNHRELAEQIIEKMGGSTNISQSWHCITRLRFNIGSKDKIKIDDIKELDGVMGAQFQSGQFQVIIGSDVADVYQEVSDLLEGKEKAKETGQAGKQNMLDFVFDVISGIFTPILAAITGSGLLKGIMALLVFFNLLSDTSSTYIVLNGIADATFHFLPFLVGFSAANKFKTNPSIAVALAGILMYPTFMANAAGGEITSLKFIGLTIPMNSYASTVIPIILGVLLLSYVEKYAKKIVPNSLTIIFVPLISLLVTAPIMLAFIAPLGNLVGTYLEMFFTMLFDVAGPLAGALMGGLMPLIVITGMHYAFFPGTFASLDKFGYDIMLLPMNLVANLAQAGATLGVFFKTKDQKMKQVAISAFIPALFGITEPAIYGVTMKLKKPFYASMMGGAIGGAIFGTFAVKSFSFAVPGALAIPTYLEKGSNNFMFALIGILASFIVGFVATLIFKFDLGEETEQTPISSKEVKKESKILSPLSGTVKSLKECPDETFATEIVGKGLGVIPEEGLVVAPFDGTITMTTPTNHAIGIVSDTGVEMLVHVGIDTVSLDGNGFERLVEEGQKVSVGDSLLTFDIEVIKRHQLSLYSPIVITNTPNYLDVVPSVKENERVSRGKEEVLMVVN
- a CDS encoding PRD domain-containing protein; this translates as MGSGPIYSTVKSLNNNLVLAHDEQQEEYVLFGKGIGFKKKKGDVIDTILVTKIFHAKEHQNISAIMENISADVLSVTEIIVDAGEKFLDKKLNPSLLISLADHIQNSINRQNEGGELPSSTLQWEIPFLYFNESRVGKKALKIIEENLDIQLPEMEAAFIALHFVNAQDGMESMDETMLITEITKSMVKTIQSLFDVSLNKESMNYSRFVTHIRYFMNRQLHNQDLATESNEKLYQIIQEQYPKSYACGLMIREMLSKQYGLSVSDDEMIYLIIHIERVVSETK
- a CDS encoding Dps family protein, coding for MSNVKTQEVLNQAVADLSQFSVVIHQAHWYMRGKSFLTLHPKMDEFMDGINDHLDVVAERLITIGGSPYSTLKEFAEHTKIKDQPGSYEKTMDDHLNNLLEGYRYLRELCAKGIEVTEEENDHVSQDIFIGMKADIEKTIWMLSAELGKAPNL